The following are encoded in a window of Arthrobacter sp. OAP107 genomic DNA:
- a CDS encoding cyclodeaminase/cyclohydrolase family protein, whose product MIGSETINDYLGRLASRKPTPGGGAAAALHAAQGAALVAMVARFSTGDKYAQHEETTSRIIAAADQLIGETLGLADADEAAFKAVIASYKLPAASDTERTARAAAINDALGQAAQPPARLIRLSGAVVELAAELLDIANPNVISDIAAAADAARAAATTARVNIDINVVAIKDAPARAALAEQTDGLEEKVVLAADSLSRQVRERILR is encoded by the coding sequence ATGATCGGTTCAGAAACAATTAACGACTACCTCGGCAGGCTTGCCTCGCGGAAGCCCACCCCTGGTGGCGGCGCGGCTGCGGCGCTGCACGCGGCGCAGGGTGCTGCCCTCGTGGCAATGGTGGCGCGGTTCAGCACCGGCGACAAATATGCGCAGCACGAAGAGACTACCTCCAGAATCATTGCCGCCGCGGACCAGCTCATCGGCGAGACGCTGGGGCTGGCCGACGCCGACGAAGCCGCCTTCAAAGCCGTGATCGCTTCCTACAAGCTGCCCGCCGCCAGCGACACTGAGCGGACGGCACGCGCAGCCGCCATCAACGACGCGCTTGGCCAGGCTGCCCAGCCGCCGGCGCGCCTGATCAGGCTGTCGGGCGCCGTCGTCGAGCTCGCCGCCGAGCTTCTGGATATTGCCAACCCCAACGTCATCAGCGACATCGCCGCCGCAGCCGACGCGGCCAGGGCTGCCGCTACCACGGCCCGCGTCAACATCGACATCAACGTCGTGGCCATCAAGGACGCCCCGGCGCGCGCCGCACTGGCGGAGCAAACCGATGGGCTTGAAGAAAAAGTCGTTCTGGCTGCTGACTCGCTCTCACGCCAGGTACGCGAAAGGATCCTCCGATGA
- a CDS encoding FAD-dependent oxidoreductase — MASTPRIVIIGAGIVGTNLADELVARGWNNITVLDQGPLNMPGGSTSHAPGLVFQTNPSKTMASFAKYTVEKLLSLTEDGVGCFNQVGGLEVATTETRLADLKRKLGYAASWGIEGSILSAAECKDLYPLINEEDILGGLHVPSDGLASAARAVQLLIKRTEAAGVKYQGNTTVTGIEQSGRRVTGVQTAEGVIPADIVISCAGFWGAKIGAMIGMAVPLLPLAHQYVKTTAVPQLSGRNEVPNGATLPILRHQDQDLYYREHGERYGIGSYAHRPMPVDLETLGTYAPESVSEHNMPSRLDFTLEDFLPAWEASKQILPGLAESEIEDGFNGIFSFTPDGGPLLGESRELDGFYVAEAVWVTHSAGVAKAMAELLTTGRSETDLGECDINRFEEVQLTPEYVSETSQQNFVEIYDVLHPLQPKLSPRNLRVSPFHARHKELGAFFLESGGWERPYWFEANAPLLKEMPAQWLPPARDAWSNMFSSPIAAAEAWKTRTAVAMYDMTPLKRLEVSGPGALKLLQELTTADLDKKPGAVTYTLLLDHAGGIRSDITVARLDEDTFQLGANGNIDTAYFTRAARHQSQSGSASDWVQVRDTTGGTCCIGLWGPLARDLIGKVSEDDFTNDGLKYFRAKNVVIGGIPVTAMRLSYVGELGWELYTSADNGQRLWDALWQAGQPFGVIAAGRAAFSSLRLEKGYRSWGTDMTTEHDPYEAGLGFAVKMAKESFIGKAALEGRTEEGSARRLRCLTIDDGRSIVLGKEPVFYKEQALGYVTSAAYGYTVAKPIAYSYLPATVSLGDSVEIEYFGRRITATVTEDPLYDPKMTRLRG; from the coding sequence ATGGCATCCACGCCACGTATTGTCATCATCGGTGCCGGCATCGTCGGCACCAACCTGGCCGACGAACTGGTCGCCCGGGGCTGGAACAACATCACGGTCCTGGACCAGGGGCCGCTGAACATGCCCGGGGGCTCCACCTCCCACGCCCCGGGCCTGGTCTTCCAGACCAACCCGTCCAAGACCATGGCGTCCTTTGCCAAGTACACGGTCGAAAAGCTGCTCTCCCTGACCGAGGACGGTGTGGGCTGCTTCAACCAGGTGGGAGGCCTGGAGGTGGCGACCACCGAAACCCGCCTCGCCGATTTGAAGCGCAAGCTCGGTTACGCAGCCTCCTGGGGCATCGAGGGCTCCATCCTTTCGGCGGCGGAGTGCAAGGACCTCTACCCGCTGATCAACGAGGAGGACATCCTGGGCGGCCTCCACGTCCCCAGCGATGGCCTGGCCAGCGCCGCCCGGGCCGTGCAGCTGCTGATCAAGCGCACCGAGGCCGCGGGCGTGAAGTACCAGGGCAACACCACCGTCACCGGGATCGAACAGTCCGGCCGCCGGGTCACCGGCGTGCAGACGGCCGAGGGCGTGATCCCGGCTGACATTGTGATCTCCTGCGCCGGGTTCTGGGGCGCCAAGATCGGCGCCATGATCGGCATGGCCGTTCCCCTGCTTCCGCTGGCCCACCAGTACGTGAAGACGACGGCGGTACCCCAGTTGAGCGGCCGCAACGAAGTGCCCAACGGGGCCACCCTGCCGATCCTGCGCCACCAGGACCAGGACCTCTACTACCGCGAACACGGCGAACGCTACGGCATCGGCTCCTACGCCCACCGCCCCATGCCCGTGGACCTCGAGACTCTGGGAACCTACGCCCCCGAGTCCGTCAGCGAGCACAACATGCCCTCCCGCCTGGACTTCACCCTCGAGGACTTCCTGCCCGCATGGGAGGCGTCCAAGCAGATCCTCCCCGGCCTGGCCGAAAGCGAGATCGAGGATGGCTTCAACGGCATCTTCTCCTTCACCCCCGATGGCGGGCCCCTCCTTGGCGAGTCCAGGGAACTGGACGGCTTCTACGTCGCCGAGGCCGTCTGGGTCACGCACTCCGCCGGTGTCGCCAAGGCGATGGCCGAACTGCTGACCACCGGCCGGTCCGAAACAGACCTCGGCGAATGCGACATCAACCGCTTCGAGGAAGTCCAGCTCACCCCCGAATACGTCAGCGAAACCTCGCAGCAGAACTTCGTGGAAATCTACGACGTCCTGCACCCGCTCCAGCCCAAACTCTCCCCCCGGAACCTGCGCGTCAGCCCGTTCCACGCCCGGCACAAGGAACTCGGAGCCTTCTTCCTGGAATCCGGCGGGTGGGAACGTCCCTACTGGTTCGAAGCCAACGCCCCGCTCCTGAAGGAGATGCCGGCCCAGTGGCTGCCCCCGGCCCGGGACGCCTGGTCCAACATGTTCAGCTCCCCCATCGCCGCGGCCGAAGCGTGGAAGACCCGCACCGCCGTGGCCATGTACGACATGACCCCGCTCAAGCGCCTGGAAGTCTCCGGCCCCGGCGCCCTGAAACTGCTGCAGGAGCTGACCACCGCGGACCTGGACAAGAAACCCGGCGCGGTCACCTACACCCTCCTGCTCGACCACGCCGGCGGTATCCGCAGCGACATCACCGTCGCCCGGCTGGACGAAGACACCTTCCAGCTCGGCGCCAACGGCAACATCGACACCGCCTACTTCACCAGGGCAGCCAGGCACCAGAGCCAAAGCGGCTCCGCCTCCGACTGGGTCCAGGTCCGCGACACCACCGGCGGCACCTGCTGCATCGGCCTCTGGGGCCCGCTGGCCCGTGACCTCATCGGCAAGGTCAGCGAGGACGACTTCACCAACGACGGGCTGAAATACTTCCGCGCCAAGAACGTCGTCATCGGCGGCATCCCGGTCACCGCCATGCGCCTGTCCTACGTCGGCGAACTCGGCTGGGAACTGTACACCTCCGCGGACAACGGACAACGGCTCTGGGACGCGCTCTGGCAGGCAGGACAGCCCTTCGGCGTCATCGCGGCCGGCCGGGCAGCGTTCAGCTCCCTGCGCCTCGAAAAGGGCTACCGCTCCTGGGGAACAGACATGACCACCGAACACGACCCCTACGAAGCCGGCCTCGGCTTCGCCGTCAAGATGGCCAAGGAAAGCTTCATCGGCAAGGCCGCCCTCGAAGGCCGGACCGAAGAAGGCTCCGCCCGCCGGCTGCGCTGCCTGACCATCGACGACGGCCGCTCCATCGTCCTCGGCAAGGAACCCGTCTTCTACAAGGAACAGGCCCTCGGCTACGTCACCAGCGCCGCCTACGGCTACACCGTGGCCAAACCCATCGCCTACTCCTACCTCCCAGCCACCGTTTCCCTGGGCGACTCCGTCGAGATCGAATACTTCGGACGACGCATCACCGCCACCGTCACCGAAGACCCCCTGTACGACCCGAAAATGACCAGGCTCCGCGGCTAA
- a CDS encoding GntR family transcriptional regulator, with amino-acid sequence MAFEALAVTEAGGSRSLADVAYERIRDSLLTLEIRPGDPLYDEGIAKELGVGRTPVREALKRLEVDRLVVTYPRRGTFATRVEVTDLAFISEIRAQLEPLAASRAARVASAAARDRLRLIVEEVEAFDVDSASVVETLRLDARVHQGIYAAAANPHLEDALIRYDNLATRIWCMVLDRLPNLSRHVHEHVRLLEAVIEGDEARAAELAREHVDGFEKAVRTALFAA; translated from the coding sequence GTGGCGTTTGAAGCTTTGGCGGTAACGGAGGCCGGAGGTTCGAGGTCCCTGGCCGATGTGGCCTATGAACGGATCCGCGACAGCCTGCTGACCTTGGAGATCCGGCCCGGCGATCCGCTTTATGACGAAGGGATCGCCAAGGAGCTCGGCGTGGGGCGCACTCCGGTCCGGGAAGCACTGAAGCGCCTTGAGGTGGACCGGCTGGTGGTGACCTATCCGCGGCGCGGCACCTTCGCGACGCGCGTGGAGGTTACGGACCTCGCATTCATCTCCGAGATCCGCGCCCAGCTGGAGCCCCTCGCAGCCTCCCGTGCCGCCAGGGTTGCCAGCGCGGCCGCCCGGGACCGCCTCCGCCTCATCGTGGAGGAAGTGGAGGCCTTCGACGTGGACAGCGCATCTGTGGTGGAGACCTTGCGCCTGGACGCACGGGTGCACCAGGGGATCTACGCCGCAGCGGCAAATCCACACCTGGAGGACGCGCTGATCCGCTACGACAACCTGGCAACACGCATCTGGTGCATGGTGCTGGACCGCCTGCCGAACCTTTCCAGGCACGTGCACGAGCACGTCAGACTGCTGGAAGCGGTGATCGAGGGCGACGAGGCCCGGGCGGCAGAACTGGCCCGCGAACACGTGGACGGTTTTGAGAAGGCCGTGCGGACGGCCCTGTTCGCCGCCTAA
- a CDS encoding MFS transporter, translated as MTVKGDVTTDQSSKDRPYSRRLTVSDVNVVDQRMLKKALGGTIVGNTMEWYDVGVFGYLITTMGPVFLPEADRTVQTLFLLGTFAATFIARPIGGVVFGWLGDKVGRQKVLAATLMLMAASTFAVGLLPGYAQIGVWAAALLVLLKLVQGFSTGGEYAGATTFVCEYAPDKRRGFFASFLDMGSYIGFALGAATVSVLQVTLGEAAMEDWGWRLPFLAAGPLGLIAIYFRNKIEESPQFQAVLGAETGAHESGSQKEASAGGPVRLLKSHWRQIVLAMILAGAANTVGYALTSYMPTYLTESKGYDPVHGTLLTLPILVVMSLCIPLTGKLSDRIGRRPVLWIGAGSTILFAVPAFLLIGIGSVWSTLAGLSLVAFPVTFYVANLASALPAMFPTSCRYSSMGIAYNFSVAIFGGTTPFLVQGLIAATGDDMAPAYYLMATSVIGAIAIYFLRESAGRPLPGSMPSVDTEAEAHEIIAAQDAWR; from the coding sequence ATGACAGTCAAAGGTGATGTCACAACCGACCAGAGCAGTAAAGACAGACCGTACTCCCGCCGGCTCACGGTGTCCGACGTCAATGTCGTGGACCAGCGGATGCTCAAGAAGGCCCTCGGCGGCACGATCGTGGGCAACACCATGGAGTGGTACGACGTCGGGGTTTTCGGCTATCTGATCACCACCATGGGTCCGGTGTTCCTTCCGGAGGCCGACAGGACGGTCCAGACCCTGTTCCTGCTCGGCACGTTCGCAGCGACGTTCATCGCCCGCCCCATCGGAGGCGTCGTCTTCGGCTGGCTTGGCGACAAGGTGGGGCGGCAGAAAGTGCTCGCCGCGACCCTCATGCTGATGGCGGCCAGCACTTTCGCCGTCGGCCTCCTGCCCGGCTACGCACAAATAGGCGTCTGGGCCGCGGCGCTGCTGGTCCTCCTGAAGCTCGTGCAGGGCTTCTCCACCGGCGGTGAGTATGCCGGCGCCACCACGTTCGTCTGTGAATATGCCCCTGACAAGCGGCGCGGCTTCTTCGCCAGCTTCCTGGACATGGGCTCCTACATCGGTTTTGCCCTGGGCGCCGCCACCGTCTCTGTCCTGCAGGTCACCCTCGGCGAAGCCGCCATGGAGGACTGGGGCTGGCGGCTGCCCTTCCTCGCGGCCGGACCGCTGGGCCTGATCGCCATCTACTTCCGGAACAAGATTGAGGAATCCCCCCAGTTCCAGGCGGTCCTTGGCGCAGAGACAGGGGCGCATGAGTCCGGATCGCAGAAGGAAGCCTCCGCCGGCGGCCCGGTGCGCCTTCTGAAAAGCCACTGGCGCCAGATCGTGCTGGCCATGATCCTCGCCGGGGCCGCGAACACCGTCGGCTACGCCCTGACGTCCTACATGCCCACCTACCTGACCGAGTCCAAGGGCTACGACCCCGTCCACGGCACACTGCTTACCCTTCCGATCCTCGTGGTGATGTCCCTGTGTATCCCGCTGACCGGCAAGCTTTCGGACCGCATCGGAAGGCGCCCGGTGCTGTGGATCGGGGCCGGAAGCACCATCCTGTTTGCCGTCCCGGCCTTTCTGCTAATTGGCATCGGAAGCGTCTGGTCCACCCTGGCGGGTCTGTCCCTGGTTGCCTTCCCTGTGACCTTTTATGTGGCCAACCTTGCCTCGGCACTTCCGGCGATGTTCCCCACGTCATGCCGCTACAGCAGCATGGGCATCGCTTATAACTTCTCCGTGGCGATCTTCGGCGGGACGACGCCGTTCCTGGTCCAGGGCCTGATCGCGGCCACCGGGGACGACATGGCCCCCGCCTATTACCTGATGGCGACGTCGGTCATTGGAGCGATAGCCATCTATTTCCTTCGGGAGTCCGCAGGACGACCGCTGCCGGGCTCCATGCCGAGCGTGGACACCGAAGCAGAGGCGCACGAGATCATCGCCGCCCAGGACGCGTGGCGGTAG
- a CDS encoding MBL fold metallo-hydrolase, whose protein sequence is MSVTIENLVTSGTFSLDGGTWDVENNVWIVGNDEECVVIDSPHDAAAIINAVAGRKVKAVLLTHAHNDHIGAARELADAVGAPVWLNPEDQVLWEQVYPGTTPDKAIKDGDEFAVAGATLTAIHTPGHSPGSTCFHLDTEGTVFTGDTLFNGGPGATGRSYSDYPTILTSIRERLLTLPPDTIVRTGHGENTTIAAERETLAKIPE, encoded by the coding sequence ATGAGTGTCACGATCGAGAACCTGGTCACCTCGGGAACGTTTTCGCTGGACGGCGGGACGTGGGATGTGGAGAACAACGTCTGGATCGTGGGCAACGATGAGGAGTGCGTGGTCATTGATTCCCCGCACGACGCCGCCGCGATCATCAACGCCGTGGCCGGCCGGAAGGTGAAGGCGGTCCTGCTCACGCACGCGCACAACGACCACATCGGTGCCGCCCGCGAACTCGCCGACGCCGTGGGTGCCCCGGTGTGGCTGAACCCGGAGGACCAGGTCCTCTGGGAACAGGTCTACCCCGGCACCACCCCCGATAAGGCGATCAAGGACGGGGACGAGTTCGCCGTCGCCGGCGCCACGCTCACGGCGATCCACACCCCGGGCCACTCACCCGGCTCCACCTGCTTCCACCTCGACACCGAGGGGACCGTGTTCACCGGCGACACCCTGTTCAACGGCGGACCCGGCGCCACGGGCCGCTCCTACAGCGACTACCCCACCATCCTGACCTCCATCCGCGAACGGCTCCTCACCCTGCCCCCGGACACCATCGTCAGGACCGGACACGGCGAGAACACCACCATCGCCGCCGAACGCGAAACCCTCGCCAAAATCCCCGAGTAA